The Virgibacillus siamensis sequence AAAGAAAGAAGTGTATATGCAGGCTAAAAAAGGGATGAAAGAAAAATATGGAATGGTTATGCTAAAACCAATGCAGTATAACAATACGTATGCCGTTGCAACAACAAAGGAATTTGCTGAAAAACATCATCTGAAAACAATAGGCGATTTGAATAAAGTCGAAGATCAACTAACAGCTGGATTTACATTAGAGTTTAAAGACCGGTATGATGGTTATGTTGGAATGCAAGAAGTGTATAATCTCGACATCTCAACCGTCAAAACAATGGAACCGGGAATTCGCCAGGAAGCATTATCAAAAGGAGAAGTAGATGTCATCGATGCATATGCAACAGATGGATATATGATTAAACTTAATCTCGTTACATTAGATGATCCGAAAAATTTGTTCCCTCCTTACCAGGGTGCCCCGTTGTTGCGTCAGGAAACGTTGCAAAAATATCCGGAACTCCGTGATATTCTAAACCAGCTTGGCGGTAAAATTAACGATCAACAAATGCGCCAAATGAATTATCAAGTTGATTCCAAACGGAAATCACCCGAAACAGTTGCACGAAACTTCCTTGTTGAACAGGGACTGCTCGAAAAGTAAGCGGATTGAAGGCATAAGCGTAGTCATATCAGTATTTGGAGAATGGCCGTAAAGGTCATTCTTCTTCTGTAAAGCATTAAAACTTTACACGCATCAAAACAGTATGGATCGGGCGGTTTCACCATCGGAAACTATACAAAAGGAAATTATTTATAGTATACTAATATCAATGTTTTGTTAGCATATTTACATTATCAAACATTTGTTCTATTATAAAATAATCAGCAGAGATACATATCGAAAGGGGTCAATGATTGAATGGTCAATAAATCACTGCAGTATTCAGATGATTCAATTCAGGTGCTTGAGGGACTGGAAGCAGTTCGAAAACGACCGGGAATGTATATCGGCAGCACTGACCAGCGGGGACTGCATCATCTTGTGTTCGAAATCGTTGATAACGCAGTTGATGAAGCCCTTGCCGGATATGGCAACTATATAAAAGTAACCATTCATCAGGATAACAGTATTTCCGTTACGGACATCGGAAGAGGAATCCCGACCGGAATGCATAGTACAGGAAAACCAACGATAGAAGTCATTTTTACAATTTTGCATGCCGGAGGTAAATTTGGCCAAGGCGGCTATAAAACAAGCGGCGGATTACATGGAGTTGGTGCATCCGTTGTAAATGCACTTTCCGAGTGGATGGAGGTAACGACCTTCCGGGATGGAAACAAATACATTCAGCGTTTCGAAAATGGAGGAATTCCATCAGGCACGCTGGAAAACGTTGGAACATCACGAAAAAAAGGGACGATTATTCACTTTAAACCAGATCCTGAAATCTTTTCAGCAAAGGTTTATAATTTTGAAACACTTTCCGAAAGATTGCGGGAGTCTGCTTTTTTACTGAAAGGTCTAAAGATTGAACTGGTGGATGAGCGGAATGATGTAAAGGAAGAATACCAGTTTAATGATGGTTTGGAATCTTTTGTTGCATATTTAAATGAAGAAAAGGACACGCTTCATCCTGTTGTATCCTTTGAAGGCGAACAACAGGGAATCGAGGTGGATTTTGCATTTCAGTTCAACGATGGATTTGCGGAAAGCATGCTTTCCTTTGTGAACCATGTCCGTACGAAAGATGGTGGGACACACGAGTCGGGTGCCAGAACGGCTATCACCAGAACATTTAATGATTATGCAAGGAAAACATCGATTTTAAAGGAAAAGGATAAAAACCTGGAAGGAACGGATATTCGCGAAGGTCTAACGGCAATTGTTTCAGTACGTATTCCGGAAGAACTGCTGCAATTCGAGGGGCAGACAAAAGGGAAACTTGGAACAACCGAGGCACGCTCTGTAGTGGATGCGGTGGTATCTGAAAAACTGTCATATTTTCTGCAGGAGAATCCCGATGTGTCCGGGTTGCTTGTCAAAAAGGCAATGAAAGCAAAGGAAGCACGTGAAGCCGCCAGAAAAGCACGTGAAGATGCAAGGTCCGGTAAAAAGAAGAAGCGAAAAGATACACTGCTTAGCGGGAAACTAACACCAGCACAATCGCGTAATCCAAAGAAAAACGAGTTGTATTTGGTCGAGGGTGA is a genomic window containing:
- the parE gene encoding DNA topoisomerase IV subunit B — its product is MVNKSLQYSDDSIQVLEGLEAVRKRPGMYIGSTDQRGLHHLVFEIVDNAVDEALAGYGNYIKVTIHQDNSISVTDIGRGIPTGMHSTGKPTIEVIFTILHAGGKFGQGGYKTSGGLHGVGASVVNALSEWMEVTTFRDGNKYIQRFENGGIPSGTLENVGTSRKKGTIIHFKPDPEIFSAKVYNFETLSERLRESAFLLKGLKIELVDERNDVKEEYQFNDGLESFVAYLNEEKDTLHPVVSFEGEQQGIEVDFAFQFNDGFAESMLSFVNHVRTKDGGTHESGARTAITRTFNDYARKTSILKEKDKNLEGTDIREGLTAIVSVRIPEELLQFEGQTKGKLGTTEARSVVDAVVSEKLSYFLQENPDVSGLLVKKAMKAKEAREAARKAREDARSGKKKKRKDTLLSGKLTPAQSRNPKKNELYLVEGDSAGGSAKQGRDRRFQAVLPLRGKVINTEKAKLQDIFKNEEISTIINTVGAGVGGDFDLEDVQYDKIIIMTDADTDGAHIQVLLLTFFYRYMRTLVEQGKIYIALPPLYKISKGKGKNEKVVYAWDDDEMKKTIKEFKNGYMIQRYKGLGEMNADQLWETTMNPETRTLIRVTIEDLARAERRVTTLMGDKVEPRRKWIEGHVQFGMEENANILENDKIHT